In Halobaculum sp. XH14, a single genomic region encodes these proteins:
- a CDS encoding DUF2306 domain-containing protein: MSDVQALPSAVGEVTLGLHVLAGVLALFAGAGAFLTSKGGTRHRRLGRTYVYAMAFVVTSALALFALDPTPTRQFLALVAVFSFYFVFSGYRVLSRKRPTDGPESVDWAAVGLLTAAGAGLVLMGGARLLDGSSFGTVMLVFGAIGTGFGLSDARAYRVGDPEPRAWFFQHLSRMSAGYIATVTAFSTVNFLFLPPIARWLWPTLVGSPAIYLLARRYEA; the protein is encoded by the coding sequence GTGAGTGACGTGCAGGCGCTCCCGTCGGCGGTCGGCGAGGTGACGCTCGGACTCCACGTTCTGGCGGGCGTTCTCGCGCTGTTCGCGGGTGCCGGCGCGTTCCTGACGAGCAAGGGCGGGACGCGGCACCGCCGCCTGGGCCGGACGTACGTGTACGCGATGGCGTTCGTCGTCACGTCGGCGCTGGCGCTGTTCGCCCTCGACCCGACGCCGACCCGCCAGTTCCTCGCGCTCGTCGCGGTGTTCAGCTTCTACTTCGTGTTCTCGGGCTACCGCGTCCTCTCCCGAAAGCGGCCGACCGACGGCCCGGAATCGGTCGACTGGGCCGCCGTCGGACTGCTGACCGCGGCCGGCGCGGGCCTCGTGCTGATGGGCGGAGCGCGTCTCCTCGACGGCTCCTCGTTCGGGACGGTGATGCTCGTCTTCGGCGCCATCGGGACGGGGTTCGGGCTCAGCGACGCCCGCGCCTACCGCGTGGGCGACCCCGAGCCCCGGGCCTGGTTCTTCCAGCACCTCTCCCGGATGAGCGCGGGCTACATCGCCACCGTGACCGCCTTCTCGACGGTGAACTTCCTGTTTCTCCCGCCGATCGCCCGCTGGCTCTGGCCGACGCTCGTGGGCTCGCCCGCGATCTACTTGCTGGCGCGGCGATACGAGGCCTGA